In a single window of the Pseudodesulfovibrio profundus genome:
- a CDS encoding ABC transporter substrate-binding protein codes for MRARQRLKQGLWFTPLAGLMVMLCALLNPCFANGQALRPVTLQLRWSHQFQFAGYYAAKAMGYYEDAGLDVSFRERTPGMDNVEEVLAGRAEFGVGDCELLLDAAKGKPLVVLGVIFQHAPNVILSRADSKIRTPEDLRGKRLMILDSNATPIWAMLAHIGVSRDEMELQRLTWSTKELINRETDAMSAYLTSQPYELKSRGIPVNTINPIAYGIDFYGDNLFTTRQLAEHEPDLVERFARASFKGWEFAMTHPEQTITIIRNNYETKSSVDRLRYEANTMHELILPRLVEVGSMNHKRWEDISDQYLSLGLLDNKPSLDTFLYTPRDLRRQEKLARWTPILVSIVAVVLGIALSLLYFNQRLNKGIRQRTEELERSRGNVRQVLDLVPNIIYAKNSEGRFLLVNQAMANSLGLQPEDIVGTLHKDVHPDKEQVRAMDRDDLKVIETGLPKTSMEEPYQHVDGTTHWLQSTRLPFTPADSTEQAVLTLAVDITNKRISDAALKESEERFRAIFNQTYQFTCILDMDGIIIHINETTLSTFRLKEVDIKGKPFIDAPWWQADEPTRSHIQKIIHMATNGTTVHEEVITLVPDGDSITLDFTLKPARNDEEEITLLIAEGRDISELKRSQAELMQLNEELELRVAERTSNLEKAKTDLMESLERLNKTQEELIMSEKMAALGGLVAGVAHEINTPLGVGVTAGSYLQSKINELSTKFKSNALKKSDLERFIQMGEESSRTILTNLERAAELIKSFKQVAADQSSEKARQFNLKEYVDEVLMSLRPKYKRTEHIIENQCPDITLYSYPGVFMQIITNLLVNALTHAYKGQEAGHIIIDGSVDGDILTFRFTDDGCGIAPEHAAKVFEPFYTTGQDTGGTGLGLHIVFNTVTQNLGGTVRLESEPGKGSRFIITMPFTQNDLPTGKST; via the coding sequence ATGAGGGCACGGCAAAGACTGAAACAAGGCCTGTGGTTCACACCACTCGCAGGACTTATGGTCATGCTGTGTGCTCTTCTGAATCCGTGTTTCGCCAACGGACAGGCACTCCGGCCCGTGACGCTGCAACTCCGGTGGTCACACCAATTCCAATTTGCCGGATACTACGCCGCCAAAGCCATGGGATACTATGAAGATGCCGGGCTTGACGTGTCGTTCCGTGAGCGTACTCCCGGCATGGACAACGTGGAAGAAGTGCTTGCCGGGCGTGCAGAGTTCGGGGTGGGGGATTGCGAACTGCTGCTCGATGCCGCAAAAGGGAAACCGCTTGTGGTGCTCGGGGTCATTTTTCAACACGCCCCAAACGTCATTCTTTCACGGGCTGATTCAAAAATCCGCACCCCCGAAGATCTCCGCGGCAAGCGGCTCATGATTCTCGATTCCAATGCAACGCCCATCTGGGCAATGCTCGCCCACATAGGCGTATCGCGTGATGAAATGGAGCTGCAACGCCTGACATGGTCCACCAAGGAACTGATCAACCGCGAAACCGATGCCATGTCAGCCTACCTGACAAGCCAACCATATGAGCTGAAATCTCGCGGTATTCCGGTCAACACCATCAACCCCATAGCCTATGGGATCGACTTTTACGGGGACAACCTGTTCACCACACGACAACTGGCTGAACACGAGCCTGATCTGGTGGAGCGATTTGCCAGAGCATCGTTCAAGGGATGGGAATTCGCCATGACACATCCCGAACAGACCATCACGATCATTCGTAACAACTATGAGACAAAAAGTTCGGTTGATCGGCTCCGCTACGAAGCCAACACCATGCATGAGCTTATTCTTCCACGGCTCGTCGAAGTGGGGTCCATGAACCACAAGCGATGGGAGGATATCTCTGACCAGTATCTGAGCCTTGGATTGCTGGATAATAAACCTTCACTCGATACGTTTCTCTATACTCCCCGGGACCTTCGAAGACAGGAAAAGCTGGCACGCTGGACCCCGATTCTGGTTTCCATAGTTGCCGTCGTTCTAGGTATCGCCCTCTCGCTCCTCTACTTCAATCAGCGACTGAACAAGGGAATCCGCCAACGTACCGAGGAGCTCGAACGCAGCCGGGGCAATGTCAGGCAGGTGCTCGATCTGGTGCCCAACATCATCTACGCAAAGAATAGCGAAGGCCGGTTCCTACTTGTTAACCAGGCAATGGCCAACAGTCTGGGCTTGCAGCCGGAAGATATTGTGGGAACTCTACACAAGGATGTTCACCCGGACAAGGAACAGGTCAGGGCCATGGACCGTGACGACCTGAAGGTCATCGAGACAGGACTCCCGAAAACCTCCATGGAAGAGCCGTATCAGCACGTGGATGGCACGACACACTGGCTCCAGTCCACTCGCCTGCCCTTTACTCCGGCCGATTCCACGGAACAGGCTGTGCTGACACTTGCGGTAGACATCACAAACAAACGGATATCCGACGCCGCCCTCAAGGAGAGTGAAGAACGTTTTCGCGCCATATTCAATCAGACCTACCAGTTCACCTGCATTCTGGATATGGACGGAATCATCATTCATATCAATGAAACCACCTTGTCCACTTTCCGGCTGAAAGAAGTGGATATAAAAGGCAAACCATTTATTGATGCACCATGGTGGCAGGCCGATGAGCCGACTCGTAGCCACATCCAGAAGATCATACACATGGCAACAAACGGAACTACTGTTCACGAGGAAGTAATCACACTGGTTCCGGATGGAGACAGCATCACACTGGACTTCACACTCAAGCCCGCACGCAACGACGAAGAGGAAATCACCCTGCTCATAGCAGAAGGCCGTGATATTTCTGAGCTTAAACGATCCCAAGCCGAACTCATGCAATTGAACGAGGAACTTGAGCTGCGCGTTGCCGAACGAACGAGCAACCTGGAAAAGGCCAAGACCGATTTGATGGAGTCCCTTGAGCGTCTGAACAAGACCCAGGAAGAGCTGATCATGTCCGAAAAAATGGCTGCGCTTGGCGGACTGGTGGCCGGTGTCGCTCATGAAATCAACACGCCGCTGGGCGTGGGGGTGACAGCAGGCTCATACCTCCAAAGCAAGATCAATGAACTAAGCACCAAATTCAAAAGCAACGCGTTGAAAAAATCCGACTTGGAGCGATTCATCCAAATGGGAGAAGAATCGAGCAGAACCATTCTGACCAACCTTGAGCGCGCGGCAGAACTCATCAAGAGCTTCAAACAGGTCGCCGCCGACCAATCGTCGGAAAAAGCCCGGCAGTTCAACCTGAAGGAGTATGTTGACGAAGTGCTCATGAGCCTGCGCCCCAAATACAAACGAACCGAGCACATCATCGAAAACCAATGCCCGGACATCACGCTTTACAGCTATCCCGGAGTATTCATGCAGATCATAACCAATTTGCTCGTCAACGCTCTCACCCACGCTTACAAAGGGCAGGAAGCCGGCCACATCATCATCGACGGCTCTGTTGACGGCGACATCCTGACATTTCGTTTCACGGACGATGGTTGTGGCATAGCACCGGAACATGCAGCCAAAGTATTTGAGCCGTTCTACACCACCGGCCAGGATACCGGAGGAACCGGGCTCGGCCTGCACATTGTCTTCAATACGGTAACCCAGAATCTCGGGGGAACCGTCCGGCTTGAAAGTGAACCTGGAAAGGGAAGCCGATTCATCATTACCATGCCCTTTACTCAGAACGATTTACCCACCGGGAAAAGCACATGA
- a CDS encoding DUF748 domain-containing protein: MLAFLDKIHFATPRIRRIIFWLLVSFTAYLLIGFLVLPPILQSVITTQATKELKRTTSIDDIDFNPLSMSFEIYGLKVAKKDGDGHLITVGSYHMAPSFASIWEFAPVVSYMQLRDMTLDITFFGDGKYSISDLIGASRPEKQKEDSKDEGYNVFPFALYGFEMTNARIIFDDRTHNKKHVIEDLDLIVPFTSSIMDMRKEFTQPKITAIVNGDRIELNGLTLPFDQSLRTEFQLEAVDIDLDQYWQYVPLQSPLHLVKGAFTSNISLFFERPNAQRINLFLGGGGTFSNLELSVPGDDTVLSLDALKFEMERFSLGDNELILNSLALNSPYFKVIRRENGDINWKEYFPTAVVEDKAEEAARPEPEVEQAPAETADLVTEQAEEQSTQQVANEASEQAVEQVPEQTVETDVVDPASPFRLTVKSMAVNEGTLDWQDNNVTGGFAKTYPHFSLQAENILFGGEGASSFNVGIGESGLLSVKGTATIDPLNVTANVELTQFDIPTYQPYIGEYFPMIVDSALLDVNSTINVEQGEALQIQVQNGKLTLSDLALRKPEADAPSITLANLSIAGVNVNVAEQQATVQEISLTSPSIDVVRTKSGAIDLLELMETLPKDTATPRPEQEQEQDDKELAWQASIQAFRINEGQTTFRDNTLKTPAKLSLDKINAAIDTISTQQEEPMKYDISARWGGSGTINVEGTARTDNFSSNGRLRLRNIGLRPLDNYVGEFADVLIAKGGASADLRYDYSGIDKNTVRVSGSAGLDQVKITGDWGKGELAGIEQLAIKGISFENNPNQLSIDSVSLNNPRASLSFNDKGRLNIRRALRIPEPAPVEATDAESAEDSEAAADSTAIEDHDDAEAPQGAASFFKTLKIAEVTMNNGVVSFEDDSVSPRYSTTLSQMKMQLKGASQDPEARPELDFKAKLGPTPLTIGGVVNPIITPIYSDLKITLNGLEMVPLTPYTIQSMAYPVEKGRLYADVSFKTEDWVLSANNRLFVEQLVLGPKDKRPDAPNVPVKFGLALLQDSNGDMQLNLPISGRLDDPNFRIGGIVLRAIVSLFFKALSSPFSIIGSIFGGGEDMDYVVFEPGGTQIAGQSIEKINTIIKALTDRPKLTLEVDGVIDPRADKKALENMIFNAKLKQQKYDSLSRKERSETTMEAMTIESEEYAELLYEAYKDEPDPEDVRPTTLFVVDEQPVDVMEAFIRERIQVTDEDLKELERKRARAVKEYILSNDPSLTERVYLLDRTGSKVDKPGTPMHRADLGVK, translated from the coding sequence ATGCTGGCATTCTTAGACAAAATACACTTCGCTACCCCCCGCATCCGGCGCATCATTTTTTGGTTACTGGTCTCCTTCACGGCCTATCTGCTCATCGGTTTTCTAGTTTTACCGCCAATTCTCCAGTCGGTGATAACCACACAGGCTACCAAGGAATTGAAGCGGACCACCTCCATTGATGATATCGATTTCAATCCCCTCAGCATGAGTTTCGAGATTTACGGGCTGAAAGTTGCCAAAAAGGATGGCGACGGGCACCTGATAACCGTGGGCTCGTACCACATGGCGCCCTCTTTCGCGAGCATATGGGAATTTGCTCCTGTGGTTTCCTACATGCAGCTTCGCGACATGACACTGGACATCACCTTTTTCGGCGATGGCAAATATTCCATCTCCGACCTGATCGGTGCGTCACGTCCCGAAAAGCAAAAAGAGGACTCCAAAGACGAAGGGTACAACGTATTTCCCTTTGCGCTCTACGGGTTCGAGATGACCAACGCACGCATCATCTTTGATGACCGCACCCACAACAAAAAGCACGTCATTGAAGACCTCGACCTCATTGTTCCATTCACTTCGAGCATCATGGACATGCGTAAGGAGTTCACGCAGCCCAAGATCACTGCCATTGTCAATGGGGACCGGATAGAACTCAACGGGCTCACCCTGCCCTTTGACCAATCACTGCGTACCGAATTCCAATTGGAAGCGGTGGATATCGACCTTGACCAATATTGGCAGTATGTCCCGTTGCAATCGCCGCTGCATCTGGTCAAAGGAGCTTTCACTTCCAATATTTCACTGTTCTTCGAGCGACCCAATGCCCAGAGGATCAACCTTTTCCTGGGCGGCGGCGGAACGTTTTCCAATCTGGAATTGTCAGTTCCCGGTGATGATACCGTCCTGTCTCTTGATGCATTGAAATTCGAAATGGAGCGTTTCTCCCTTGGCGACAATGAACTCATTCTGAACTCCCTGGCGCTGAACTCTCCCTACTTCAAGGTCATCCGCCGGGAGAACGGAGACATCAACTGGAAGGAATACTTCCCCACCGCCGTAGTTGAGGACAAAGCCGAAGAGGCTGCCCGACCGGAACCGGAAGTTGAACAGGCCCCTGCTGAAACTGCCGATCTGGTAACCGAACAGGCCGAAGAACAGTCCACGCAACAGGTTGCGAATGAAGCCTCGGAGCAGGCCGTCGAGCAAGTTCCTGAACAAACAGTTGAAACCGATGTCGTGGACCCGGCATCGCCATTCCGATTGACAGTCAAATCCATGGCTGTAAACGAAGGCACACTGGATTGGCAGGACAACAACGTCACTGGCGGTTTTGCCAAGACCTACCCGCACTTTTCTTTACAGGCGGAGAATATCCTCTTCGGCGGAGAAGGCGCTTCCTCCTTCAATGTCGGTATCGGAGAAAGTGGTCTGCTTTCCGTCAAAGGCACGGCAACCATCGATCCGCTGAACGTCACGGCCAATGTGGAACTCACGCAGTTCGATATCCCCACCTACCAGCCGTATATTGGTGAATACTTCCCCATGATCGTGGATTCGGCGCTACTGGACGTCAACTCGACCATCAATGTCGAACAAGGGGAGGCCCTCCAGATTCAGGTACAGAACGGCAAGCTGACACTGAGTGATTTGGCGCTACGCAAACCGGAAGCGGATGCACCGAGCATCACCCTTGCCAATCTGAGCATAGCCGGCGTGAACGTCAACGTGGCGGAGCAACAGGCCACGGTACAGGAGATCAGCCTGACCTCGCCAAGTATCGATGTCGTGCGCACCAAGTCCGGTGCCATCGATTTGCTGGAGCTTATGGAGACCCTTCCAAAAGACACGGCAACGCCCAGGCCGGAACAGGAGCAGGAGCAGGATGATAAAGAGCTTGCATGGCAGGCTTCGATCCAGGCTTTCAGAATCAACGAAGGGCAGACAACCTTCAGGGACAACACACTGAAAACTCCGGCCAAGCTGTCGCTGGACAAGATCAATGCTGCCATCGATACCATTTCCACCCAGCAGGAAGAGCCGATGAAGTACGATATTTCGGCCCGATGGGGAGGAAGCGGTACGATCAATGTCGAAGGCACGGCACGCACGGACAACTTCTCGTCCAATGGCCGTCTTCGTTTGAGAAACATCGGTTTGCGTCCGCTGGACAACTATGTCGGTGAATTTGCGGATGTCCTCATCGCCAAGGGAGGCGCGTCCGCCGACCTGCGTTACGACTACTCCGGAATCGACAAAAACACTGTTCGCGTTTCGGGTTCTGCCGGTCTCGACCAGGTCAAGATTACGGGCGACTGGGGGAAAGGTGAACTGGCTGGCATAGAGCAACTTGCCATAAAGGGAATCAGTTTTGAGAACAACCCCAACCAGTTGTCGATAGACAGTGTCAGTCTCAACAACCCCCGCGCCAGCCTCTCGTTCAACGACAAAGGGCGACTGAACATACGCCGCGCCCTTCGCATCCCAGAGCCTGCCCCTGTTGAGGCAACGGATGCAGAGAGCGCCGAAGATTCGGAGGCCGCGGCTGATTCCACTGCCATCGAAGACCACGATGATGCCGAAGCACCCCAGGGAGCCGCCTCTTTCTTCAAAACCTTGAAAATTGCCGAAGTAACCATGAACAACGGAGTGGTTTCATTTGAGGACGATTCGGTTTCTCCCCGATATTCGACCACTCTGAGTCAAATGAAAATGCAACTCAAGGGAGCGTCGCAGGACCCGGAAGCTCGTCCTGAACTGGATTTCAAGGCCAAGCTCGGGCCGACTCCCCTAACAATCGGTGGCGTGGTGAACCCCATCATCACTCCCATATACTCTGACCTGAAGATTACTCTCAACGGCCTGGAAATGGTTCCTCTGACACCGTACACCATACAGAGTATGGCATATCCGGTGGAAAAAGGCCGACTCTATGCCGATGTCTCCTTCAAGACCGAAGACTGGGTACTGAGCGCCAACAACCGCTTATTTGTCGAGCAACTCGTACTCGGCCCCAAGGACAAGCGGCCGGATGCACCCAATGTTCCCGTCAAGTTCGGTCTGGCATTGTTGCAGGACAGCAATGGCGACATGCAGCTGAATCTGCCTATCAGCGGTCGACTGGATGATCCGAACTTCCGCATCGGCGGCATTGTCCTAAGAGCCATTGTCTCCTTGTTCTTCAAGGCGCTGTCCTCGCCATTTTCCATCATCGGCTCGATTTTTGGTGGTGGCGAAGACATGGACTACGTCGTGTTTGAACCAGGCGGCACGCAGATTGCCGGACAAAGCATCGAAAAGATCAACACCATCATCAAGGCATTGACAGACCGTCCCAAACTCACGCTTGAAGTGGATGGAGTCATTGATCCGAGAGCCGACAAAAAGGCGCTGGAGAATATGATCTTCAATGCCAAGCTCAAGCAGCAGAAGTATGATTCCCTTTCGCGCAAGGAGCGCTCCGAAACCACCATGGAAGCCATGACCATCGAATCGGAGGAATATGCCGAATTGCTCTACGAGGCTTACAAGGACGAACCCGATCCCGAGGACGTTCGACCAACAACACTGTTTGTCGTCGACGAGCAACCCGTGGATGTCATGGAAGCATTCATTCGCGAACGTATCCAGGTCACGGATGAAGATCTCAAGGAATTGGAACGAAAGCGCGCAAGAGCGGTGAAAGAGTATATTCTTTCCAATGACCCATCGCTCACTGAGCGGGTGTATCTCCTCGATCGAACCGGCAGCAAGGTGGACAAACCCGGAACACCTATGCACAGGGCGGATCTCGGCGTGAAGTAG